taagagttggaggttacagtgaactatgatcacaccactgctctctagtctgggtgacagagcaagacactgtttctgaaaaaaaaaagaaattacatgcAGAATAGTATTGATGGTGACTATCTACAGGTGGTGGTTCTGTCTGCTGAAGCCCTCCATCTATACCCATGGGATTTTTTCAGGGATAGAACTGAGGATATTCCCTATCTATACACATTCATCATTCATACTCAACAggtgttttatatattcaaaacacTGTTCTATAAACTGAGGGTAAATCATTGAAGATGCCCATATGGAGTTCACATTCTAGAAAGGAAGAGAGCAATAAATGACTAGTTAAtataaggccaggcatggtggttcacgcctgtaatcctggcattctcggtggtcaaggtgggtggatcgtttgagctcaggagttcgaaaccagcctgagcaagagcgagaccccacctctactaaaatagaaataaattagctggacaactaaaaataaatagaaaaaattagccgggcatggtggacatgcatgtagtcccagctactcaggaggctgaggaagtaggattgcttgagcccaggagtttaaggtttctgtgagctaggctgacgccaaggcactcaagcccaggcaacagagccagactcttgtctcaaaaataaatagttaaaacaaGTGGTTCAAtaattagttaaatatatattatatcagtTGGTGATGAGTATGTAGGAAAAATTAAACAAGGAGGGAATAGGGAGTGCCAGGGGCATGGGGTGTGGTGATTATTAATGGGATGGTCAGGGAAAACTTTACTGTAAAGATGGGAATGGAGCGATCAAGGAAATGAACCAAGCAGACACTTGAGGAGGGAGCAAGCCAGGTAAGAGGAACACCTTATGCAAAGGGCCTGAGGTAGGGGTGCATCTGGCAGTTTCAGGGAAACCCAGAAGTCTATGCTGGTGTTGCTGGAATGGAGCGAGTGCAAGAAGTAGGAGGAGATGAATTCACAGTGGCAACGAGGCCACATTGTACGGGGCAGCATAGGCCAAAACAGACTTTGGCTTTTAGTCTGAGTGATATGGGAAgcattggagggttttgagcaaaCAATTAACATCATCTCACTTAGGCAGTTCTGCTGAGAATAGACTGCAGGAGGCAAGGGCAGAACAAGGAGGGGGCACTGCAATATTTCAGGCAAGAGTGAGGGTGGCTTGAACCAGGCAGGTGGCTATGCTGATTCAGCACAGCTGGTTAGCTTTATTCACCCTGGTCCTTTCCATGGTGATTCTAGATGTCTCTGATTTTCTAtctcctgggcctcagccttGGCAGTCACTGAAAGATCAGCCAGTGCACAGTCAGCATTGCTTGCTCCACCGGGTTTGTGAGCAGAGGGTGACAGAGCAGGCACCTGAGGAAGCTCTTCAGATGTGTTCCTGAGGGGTACTCTCACCCTGCGTCTCCTGTTTCTTACTAAATTTGAGTTTTCTGGCTgccttttcagaatattttactCCCAGCACATATCCCCTGGTTGTGATCCTGGCTCCCATCCTGGCTATTCTCATCATCCTCATGGCTGTGAGCATCTGTTGCAGCAAGAAACTccacagggaaaaaaagattttgtcaGAGGAAAAGGATGTtgaacaggaagagaaagaaattgcaCGTAAGAAACTGGGGGAAAGAAcatgtgaaaaaagagaaaaaatgtcaaataaaaggtaaaagagTAGGAGGACAGTCCATTGACATAGAAACAACACAGCTCCAACAGGTAGCagcttggggaaagaaaaaagaaacatgtatCATCAGCAGCAAGGGCTTGGAGCGCTCAAATCCTAGGGATTAAATCCCTCGGAGGTTTATTACTTCCATTGTGCAAACGTTGCATTCATTCCCCTGGCCACATATACCACTAAATGGTTGAACAAAGGAAGCCTTAAAATGCACTGATACCGTCCAGCCTGTGGATCACAAATCCTTTCTGGTTTCTGACAGTTCCCGTGGCATGGAGGCAGGGTGATGCTGGCGCTCGTAGGAAGGACGGGTCCTGCATCATTTAATGCAAACCCAACCTCTCTTGGTTCTTCTGTTGGGGACAttattctatttctgtttctttttcagagcAACTTCAAGAAGAATTGCGTGAGTTTAGCCTTTTTTGAACTACTCTGTGCACTATTTCTGCTCTGCTTGGTTAGCATTTATCTCATAACACTGAGCTCTCTGTCTGTCCCTTGCAGGATGGAGAAGAACACTCTTACATGCCGGTGAGCACCTCTGACCTTCCCTGGGATCCAGAGCTTTCTCCCCACCAGCAGCCAACAGGGCTCTTGAGAAGAGATGAGCAAGGGGCCCAAGGCTgggtgggggcagctgggggcaCCAGCAGTGTCCCACCAATGCTAGATCATGGCTCTTCTGTCAGGGAACCCCAGCAGCTCTTAGTCAACCCTACAGTTTATTTCCTatgatcttttctcttttagaatAATTTAGTCTATAATTACCAGAGGTCTCTGATACATAGTAGACCTCCCCAGGATTTACATTTCAGTAGTTGTTACTCTTCCATCCTGGATCAATTTGAAAGAAGACAATGATGTCTTAGTTATTTATAACCTGGAGATGTTGTAAACTATGCACAGTTGAAGATGCACATGGGGAAAAGAGAATGAGGTTCCCCAACAAGCCTGATGTTAGGGTGTCCAAATAGGTGGCCAGAAATGCCTTTGTGCTCCTCAGAGAGCACTGGTACCCTGTGTGTAGCCTGCCAGGGGAGGGGGCCAGGTGAGTGTGAGAACACAGAATCCACTTGTCTACTAATGAGCACTTTGAATTTTATGATTTGTCACCTTCTGTCCAGAAGCACTAAAGAATTTAGTGTTACCAGATACCATGGATCAGAGACTAttctttttaaagtgaatttaaaaatttttaaattttcacacaATCAGAAGTTGTCACAATCAGGCATATTAATTTGCAGAAAggatgaaatcattttttttaggcaagcacaaaaatgaggtatattgaggaaagaaagataggattatagagcaagatataggtttacaaagCATGGTACATAaaccacagatgacaaccagacccaTTGTTGCAGCTGGGcatgcaaaaggaagggcaaagagagagtgAAATCATTTTAATACAACAGAAAAGTAGActaaataagtaataaaagatGAAGATGGGAGAGGTCTGTAGAATGTCCAGGATCTGGAGCATTTCCTGTACCCAGAAAGATCACAGCTGTTGACTTCAGTTATTTATTCAGTTGACTTCAGTTATTTAACAACCCAAGTTGTTAAAGCAAAACCAGATGCAAGTATTTCCTCCCTTCTTTTGCCAAACCACCTCTCAGGCAGCAGGTTGGCTTTTGAGGAAATTTATCCTCCTTTACCCTTTGAAGGATGTCCTTGTCAATCATTGAAATCAATTGTCACCTGGTTAAAAGAACAGGAGACAGATGAAGAGATCCTTTACTACCCAAACACTGTGTAGTGACAGACTCACTTTAATTTTGTGGTCCCCAACTTCAATGCCACAGCCTAGCACCAGTCAGTGGCCTATTAGAAAATGAGCCTCACACCACCACCCCTGACCCACCACAGCCAACGCCTcatccctggtctgtggaaaaactgacttccatgaaaccagtccttggtgccagCAAGATTGAGGATCATTGCCTTAATTGATCCATGGGTGGTTGACTGGTTTCAGCCACATTGGAAAGTCTCTGACTAAACAGAGACCCACAGATCATCTGTCTTACATAGAATACAGGATAGATCTAAGAATGCTGAGAGAAAGTGGAAACCATTACTTTTGGCTCGTTTGCTAAACCTTCTGGGTTCCTTAAAGCCCCAGTTCTCCTCTGCCTGAGGGCACTGCTCCTTCACTGGAGAGAGAAGTGCAGCTTCAGTAACTCTTAGTCTGTGAGCTGCCTGGGACCATGGGCCCTTCATGGAAAGGACCATGACATGCGGGATCCCCACTAGCTTTCTGAGCCTTCTCTGAGGGACCAGGAATTACACAATCTACAGGTTCCTGAGACCTCAGGCCTAAATCTGAGACTTCCTCTGCAGCTGACGTGGTCCTGGACCCAGACACTGCTCATCCTGAGCTCTTCCTGTCTGAGGACCGGAGAAGCGTGAGACGGGGCCCTTCCCGGCAGAGTGTGCCTGACAACCCTGAGAGATTCAACTGTCGGCCTTGTGTCCTGGGCTGGGAATACTTCACCTCAGGAAAACATTACTGGGAGGTGGAAGTTGAAAACGTGATGGCGTGGACATTGGGGGTTTGTAAAGACAGTGTTGAGAGGAAAGGGGAGGCCCTGCTGCTTCCTCAGAATGGCTTCTGGACCCTGGAGATGTTTGAAAACAAATACCGGGCCCTGTCCTCCCCAGAGAGGATTCTCCCTCTGAGAGAGCGCCTTGGCCGGGTGGGCATCTTTCTGGACTACGAAGCTGGAGATGTCTCCTTCTACAACATGAGGGACAGATCGCACATCTACACATGTCCCCGTTCACCCTTTACTGGCCCCCTAAGACCGTTCTTCAGGCTGGGGTCTGACGACAGCCCCCTCTTCATCTGCCCAGCACTCACAGGAGCCAGTGGCATCACAGTGCCTGAGGAAGGCCTGATTCTTCACAGGGCACGGACCCTACAGCGCCCACGGGACCAATTCCCTGGTCTCACAGCCATGTAGAGAAGCGCTGGCCATCTTCCTTGCTGAGTCCAGGCCCTCTGTCCCTCTGGTCACATAACAGAACATCTTCTAGCTCCCTCTTTCATACCCATTTCTAGCCTGAGCCCCAGCTCTCCCCCTCACCAGGCAGTGGCTTTGGTAGCTCCTCTGCTTGTACCTATGGGGAGAATCTAGTCTTAGGCAGCTACTTCTATTACACAGCTCCCAGCCAAGACGAAAGTGTGACAAGATGATGGACAGCAAACCTGCTGCTTTACCATCAGGTGACAATGTTGATCCTGATGCTCCACTCGGTACCAGACGTGGACGTGGGGCGAGGGCACCAGGATGCACTAGGATGTCGGAGGAGGAAGGGAACCGCATACCTCCTGAGAGGAGAGGGACCCACATGTAGAGATCAGAAACGGAGGAAGTGGGACCAGAGAGCTGGGAAGAGACCAATGTTGTGAGCATGGTTAAGCCCCACCATGACAGCTAAGGGGGTCCTAGGAGATGATGGCCCATTTCTACCCAACTCCCAAGTTTTCTAGACCACATACATACAGGCATAAACCTGAGGTGAAAAAGAATCACCTGAGGTGGAAAAGACAAGGATCCATGTTCATCTGGTCTGGCTCCGGTGTCCCTTCAATAACCCGGAGTCAGTACTCAGTCATTGAGTATGGCTTGAGGTTTAAGGTCCTGCCTGAGCAGGTGAGTACTAGATCAAGTCTACCAGATGGCTCAGGCTCAATGTGGACAGCAGAGGTTTCGAGCTTCCTGGTCTCAAGATGCCTTTATAGAGGCATAAAAATTACTGAGGACCCCAAAGaaattttgttcatttccattaatatttatgGCTTTTGAGATTGAAAGTGAGAAAAGTTTtaggtatttattaatttacattaatattaataaataaattatattttaatacaagtaacatattttatttaaaaaatggttgtttctgaagcaaaagaaatttattgagaAGTGTGACATTGTTTAACGTTTTCAAAATGTAATGTCTGTCTTAATACAACTTGCCTGTATTCTCATATCGAATCCCCAGACCATATTTGAGAACTGGGATACAGGACCCTGGAAGTGAATTAGTGGGATGGTTAATTTTAAGTGTCAACTTGACTGCATTAAGGGATACCTGGACAACTggcaaagcattatttctggatgtCTCTGCCAGAGTGTTTCTAGAGGACTCAGTCAGGGCACTGAGTGGGTTAAGACCTGCTTTCAATACCAGTGGTTACTATCCAGTCAGCAAAGGAAAggagaattctctctctctctctctctctctctctctctctctctctctctctctctttctctctctctctctctctctctctctctctttctctccctccctctccctctctccctctctctctatctGTCTCCTGGAGGGGGACACTAATTTTCTTCTGCTGTTGTGCATCAGAACTTCAGGCCTTTCAGTATTTGGACTTCAGAACTTATACCAGGCCTCCTGGGTTCTCAAACCTTGGGCCTTGGACTGAGAATTAAACtatcagcttccctggttctgaggctttcagacttggactgagccagGCCACCAGCATCTCAAGGTCTCCAGCTTACAGACAGCCATtgtaggacttctcagcctccataatcacataaGCCAATTCCCTTAATAAATGCCCTGTCATATGTCTATCAGTCTTTAATCTAaatttctatctatctatctatctatctatctatctatctatctatctatctatcctatTGGTCTGTCTTTCTGGAGAATGCTGACAATTCAGTAATCCAACTTTAAAAGTGAGTTggaaaaagaagtttttaaatattccaaaattatacTACTGTAGTTGCAAATGGACACATAGAAAGAATCACAACATATTAAAATACCTGATTTGTTTATAAGCAAATTTATAAAGGGGGCtaatagagaaatttatttcttgcaattCTGGTTGCTGGGAACTCTAAGATCAAAGCACAAGGAGCCGGGTGCCTGGTGAAGGCCTGCATCCCTGTTCACAATCTTTATGATGTGCTTTCACATGGCAAAGGGAAAGTAGTTCTCTGGGACCACTTTTATAAGCGCATTAATCTCATTCATTAGGGCTCCCCTCACCTcatgaggaaagaaaatagaagaagaaagttCCAAATTTCTTGACCCCCCACACactggcccctccccctcctgatCTGTTCTTCTGATTTCGACAGAAAAGGTGCCCTTTCTCCTATCTGAGAATAATCTTCCACCTTCACCTTGGACTCCCACTTCCCTCAGGGATTCTCTATTTGGTccaattgttcattcattcattgaacaaggATCCATGAGCACTAAGTACCAGTCAGTGTTTTTGGTACTGAGAGCACAGAAATGAACAAACAGAAAGTTTCTTTCCCAAAGAACCTATCTACAACTGCAGGAGGCACacccaaaacaaaataagaagtaATATGTATGGTGTGTTTGGTGTGTTGGATGATGATAGGTgctaagaagacaaataaatcaGAGTGAGGAGTATCAGAAGTTGCATCACAGTATTTTAACACTGCAGTGAGGAGCAAGGCACAGGAACACCTGGGGGAAAAGCATTCCAAATAGGGGGAACAGCATTGCCAAAGCACAGAGGCAGAGGCACATGTGGAGTGTGTGAAGACTAGCAAGGACACTGGTGTGGCTGGAGCACACGGGTGACCAGAGGAATGGGAGGGCAGGATGTCAGAGGGGTCTGAGGGAAACATCACATATGACTTTGAAAGTCATCATGCTGACCTTTCCTTTGCTTCTGAGAGGGGAATAACTGAagggtttgagcccaggagcacTGGACTGACTTAAGACTTAAGAAGTCACTTCAGATGCTAGACTGAGACTGGGCTGTGGGTAGGGGTGGTGGATAGAAGACTGAACACCAGCTGGGAGCTACTGCACTGATCCAGGTGGGACTTGAGGATGACTTATACCAAAATGGAGCTGTAAAGTAATGAGAAATGGTCTGATGCTGTACTTATTTCCAAGATAGACCAAAAAGGCTTTGCTGATGGCCTTAGATGCGGGGTGTGAATAATGGAGTGGCTCAAGAGTGTCCACAAGGTTTCAGTCCTAAGGAACTGTACAGATGgagttgccatttactgagatggggaaaCTGGAAGAGAAGCAGGTTgtggaggcagggggaggaggtggcacagaATTGAAAGTTCAGTCTTGGATACACCAGGAGCCAATGGGAGGCCCACGTGCAGATGCAGAGTAGGATATGAAGGGTGCAGTCCAGCTGAGAGGTCAGGATGGAGTgcaaattattctttttgcttttctgtatcttCATCTTGTTGCCACTGTCTCTTTTCACTTACCtagtgtattagttatctattgctgcataacaaatcaccacagaCTTACTGTTCTGTGGAACAGTAAGACTGACTGTGGAATAATCATCTTCCAAGTTcactcaggttgttggcagaattcatttctttaCAGTTGTAGAACTGAGGAACCCAACTTCTTGCTGGCTGTGGGTGGAGACTGCTCTGAGTTCCTGGAGGCCACCTCAACTTTTGTTATGTGGGCCTCTCAACATGACTACTTTCTTCTTCAAAACCCGTATCAGAGACAGAGCCTCCAGAGTGGGTTGGATAGCAAGACAGACACTTACATGACATAATGTAGTCATGGAAGGAACTTATCATCAGCTTAGCCATATTTTATTGGTTAGCAGCAAGTCACTGATTTAGCCCACACTCGGAGAAAAGAGCATACAAGGGTGTGAACGGCATGAGGGATGATCACAGCGTCCCCCAGTGTCTGTCTGCCACACTGAATAACAAGCTCAAAGTTCTCCCATTGGAAGTAGCCCCTGTTTCCCCCTTCACTGAGCAACATGCTCCCACTTGCTTCTCTCTAGGTCCCTACTGCCACACAAGTGAAGTACCAGAAAAGAACGTACGAGCAGCCTTCCTTCCCTGTCTGCCATGTTGAAGACCACTGTTCCACGGCACCATAAAAACTGTTCCTGCCAGGTATAATGACTTCTTGGCCATTAAATCCGGTAGACAACTCTGTCCTTTCTTCACACACCTGGCCCAGAGGGTCAGCCTCCCTATTTGGCATCTGTCTTATCAATTCCAAGGGCCCTCTCTAGATCTTTCCTTACTCTTGAGAAGCTTCTTCTCAGAATTCTTCTCCACTGGCACCATAACTGCTAGTAACCATTAGAATTGGGTGCTAGGCTCTCTTTTCACATGACACATGCTCCCTGCAGAGTCCAATATGTTTTCAGAGCTCCATCCCATAGGCAGACCTCACCAGCCCTTAGATTTCTGTCTTCATCCCTGCCCACTCCTGAACCCAATGTCCCTACATGCCTCCAAGGCATCTCACAATCAGTGTAAACTTCATCTGAGTGGCACCACCTAACAGCGATATTCAACTcttcttgctctctcacccacCACATCTGAATAACAGCCAAGTCCTGCTATTTGCACTTCTTTTCAAGTAGTCTGACTTAGTGATTAGAACACAGAATGTGGGGCCAAGCTGCTTGGGCTTAAATTGTAGCTCAGCCTATAAAGacttgtgtgactttgggtgagtTATTCAACCACGCCAGACTtcagcttccttatctataaaatgtaggaaataaaAGCATCTAGCTCCTAGTGTTGTTGTAAGTGTTGTTAGTGCATGTGAAGCCTAGAGCACAATGCCAACATCATAGTAGATTCTACATAAGTATTAGCTCTTATTAATAGTGGGAATCAACCCACTCCCCTCTTCCCCATTGCCCAGCCTTCATCATTTCTTGCCTGGAGCATCACAGTACCTTTCTACCCTGTCTCCCTGGCTCCTACCATCTGGCTCTCCAATGAGGACTGGCTACATTGTGCCATCCCAGCAGGCATCATTCCATATAATATAGTGTAAAGGGCACCCCTTTCCTCATCTCCCTCAGCACCTGCTATACGCTATTCCCATGTACACATTTTCTCATGccaaattttttagaaatttttcatttacctTCAAACTAAAACCCCAACTCCACAGTAGGCACCTGTTGATACCATCTCCTAAGGAAGTGGATTTGGGAGTCATCAGTGCACAGATCATTATGGAACTTTCCAAAATGgtaaataatgatatttattgaGAGTTAAAATGTGCAGGTGTTCTTCTAAGTCCTCCACAAATGACTTATGAAACAGGTCTCATCCTCACCctgcagatgaagaaaaagaaacattgagTAGTTAGTTAACTGGCTTTGGGTTCCATGAATAATGAGAAGAAGATAAAAACAGATGGCGATAGAAAGAAGAACCCTGAATGAGTAGACAGTAAGCCACAATGCCTGGTATATACTAGCAGCTACCGAGATAAAGCCACAAAGATAATTTGCATTACTGAGATTCCCTAAAGGCAGCAAGAGGTAACATAATAACGATAAGCAATAGATGCTTTTtgataaatacaattaaaagagACAGTTTCTGGTCAATTGGCCATGCTTATCCATGACACAGAAGCAAAGTAATTTAATGAGAAAGGATAGcgatttaaccactttggtacggcgctcactggccgcgaaaccttgcccacagccgccactcatagtccgcacgatagtttgtgctgtgcgttgacgacgaatccgtttagctcttgtgtgatgaggaaaactttaaagcattgaaagcttgttttacttcacagccagctttacttataatggaaatcagaataagtaacatatacatatatgttttcattacattatttttaaatgttcacaattttattttgataaatgagcaattagaaaagtcatatcacgtcTGTCGGCTGAAGTCGACGCtaggctgtgcgcgttcatctgtggctatcaactataatcgatgctggtaccgaagtggtacAAATACTCTTGGAGGAATCCAGCATACGTAGGTAAATAAGTGAAATTCAACCTAAACCTCATGCCTTGTGCAAAAGTTACCTCAAAAGGAAGcatggacttaaatgtaaaaatataaaacttacagaaaagaGTGTAGGAGAATACTTGGAGAATGTAGGCTAGGTAAGATGCAAGAGAAGACAGGATCCACTGTCAGGCATGGGAATGAGTGGACTATGATCATGGTGAAGAGGAGGTGAACCCCCTTAGTGCTGCCATGTATCCAGGACCATGTTCCAAGTGATGACAGCTGTCACATGACTTTGCACATGCTGGTGTCTTCCAGCTACTGAGGTACAAAAGCTATCCAATTGGGGGAATAAGGAGAGATGGATAAAAAGCTCCCAGTGGAGTCCAAGGCCATGCTTAGGGACCATGAAAGGGAAATAGAAAAGCCCATTTCTTCTGCCTTCCGTCTCCCTGGATGCCATCTTTGTGAGGACCATGAGAAGGGGGAGCCTAAGATGAGGGAGAAGGGCAccaaagagggaagggaaaggcagCCAGAACACAGAAAGTACCAAGAAACTTCTGGCTCTGGCCAGGGCACACTCACTCGTCTTTTTTCTCTTGCAGTTGGGAAAAAAGCCCAATCCTTTGCTGGTGAATGGCCATCTAATTCCTAAGATCTTAGACTCAAGACTCCATAAGGAAAGGGCACAGTgttcttcctccatcttccagCTCCAAACCAAGGCCGGCTGGGCGGGCCATGggtggagacccagggaagagctgTGCTGCATCCAGACCTCATGCTGCCCCAATCCCTGTTCAGCTCTgcaacttttttcctttctagcaCTTTAgccttttccccctctttttccttcttaaagCCTTCACCACTCACTTTCTCTCCTggctttttttacttttcaatattttcaatatcCTGAGCACCATAGCCTCAGGGTACACCTAGAAAGCCTCCATTTAAATGGCATTCAGGCTCAAATGGGTGATGTGCATTTTACAGGAGATCTGGTGACTCTGCCCACCTAAGCTCCTCTCCCCTCAGAGGAGAGGTACCTCTCGGAGAACCCTAGAAAGAGGGACCAATAAAATTTACTCAACAAGTAAATTGTCTCTTTAAATAGAtagcatttactgagcagctactaTCACGCACCAAGATCAGGTATGAATGCTTTACATGTATTCTctcatttattgtattttgtaaCAGCCTCAGAGGTAGGTGCCATTATTATGTCATTTACACTGGAGGAAATTAATCCACAAAGAGGGTAAAAACCTTTGTCCAAATTGCACATCTACAAGGTGCTGATGCAGTGATATAAGCCCAGGGAGTCTGGTTCTGGACATTACACTGTTAACCACTAGGCTATGCTCCCTCCCCTGACCATATGGTGTAGAATTGAATTGACCTACTCTGATCTCTTACTATTAACATAAGGAAgatcttgaaattttaattaactcGCTCAAGGTCATACAACTGATTAATTCTGATGAAAGGGATACTGACTCTGTGTCTTTGTCTGCCTCCTATGTGTGAGTGTTCCCCAAGGGTTCCTTGGTCCACTTATTAACTCTACATATGTTCCTTGAGAAATCTAcatgcaggctgggtgtggtggctcatgcttataatcccagcacttgaggaggctgagacaggagcattACTTGAGAcaagaagttcaagaccagcctgggcaacatagcaagacccaatctcaaccaaaaaaaaaaaaaaattagctgggcacagggAGTGCCTGTGAgtcaggaggatcctttgagcccaagCAGTTTGGggttacactgagctatgatgaagccactgccctccagcctggtaaacagagtgagattctgtatctttaaaaacaaaaccaaaaagtaCTCTATATGCAGAGTGTTCGCACATTCTGATCCTGATTTCTTTCC
The nucleotide sequence above comes from Microcebus murinus isolate Inina chromosome 15, M.murinus_Inina_mat1.0, whole genome shotgun sequence. Encoded proteins:
- the LOC142876336 gene encoding butyrophilin subfamily 2 member A2-like — its product is MSLVLMEPAACLHFSLPASLLLLLLRLFAPVSAQFTVQGPADPILAMVGENTTLHCHLSPEKNAEDMEVRWFRSQFSPAVLVYKGGRERTEEQMEEYRGRTTLVSKDISRGKVALVIHNVTARENGIYRCYFQEGRSYDEAMIHLKVAGLGSEPLVEMQGHEDGGIRLECTSGGWYPEPLAVWRDPYGKVVPALEEAYTADADGLFMVTTAVIIRDSSVRNMSCSVNSTVLGQEKETVIFIPEYFTPSTYPLVVILAPILAILIILMAVSICCSKKLHREKKILSEEKDVEQEEKEIAQQLQEELRWRRTLLHAADVVLDPDTAHPELFLSEDRRSVRRGPSRQSVPDNPERFNCRPCVLGWEYFTSGKHYWEVEVENVMAWTLGVCKDSVERKGEALLLPQNGFWTLEMFENKYRALSSPERILPLRERLGRVGIFLDYEAGDVSFYNMRDRSHIYTCPRSPFTGPLRPFFRLGSDDSPLFICPALTGASGITVPEEGLILHRARTLQRPRDQFPGLTAM